In Streptomyces rapamycinicus NRRL 5491, the genomic stretch GACGGCGACAAAGGGAGGACGCAGTGAAGCCGTGGGAAAGACCTCCGCAGCGGCGCAGATACCTCGGCGCGGCCGCGGCCGCCTTCGGACTGGTGGCCACCTTGCTGGCCGCGGGCCCGGCGGCCGCGACGCCCGACCCCGGTGACGCTCCCCACAAGGAGCGGGTGACGAAGAGTCAGCAGTCGGAAGCCAAGGCCGCCATCGAGAACGGCGACATCCCCGGCGTGGACCAGATCGTCCACAGCGACAATGTCAGCCACCTCACCAACATCCCCAAGCAGGACCTCAAGGGCGTCAACTCCGACCTGGCCTTCCAGGGCAAGTACGCCTTCGCGGGCAACTACGACGGCTTTGTCATCTACGACATCAGCCGGCCGAAGAGCCCGGAGATCGTGAGCCAGGTGCTCTGCCCGGGCTCGCAGAACGACGTGTCGGTCTCAGGAGATCTGCTCTTCCTCTCCACCGACTCCTCGCGCAGCGACAACTCCTGCAACAGCACCACCCAGCCCGCGACCGAGAAGTCCTCGTGGGAGGGCATGAAGGTCTTCGACATCAGCGACAAGCGGAACCCGGAGTACGTCGCCGCCGTCGAGACCTCCTGCGGTTCGCACACCCACACCCTGGTGCCCGAGCGCAAGGACGTGTACATCTACGTCTCCTCGTACTCGCCCAGCGACACCTTCCCGGACTGCCAGCCTCCGCACGACGGGATCTCCGTCATCAAGGTGCCCCGCAAGGCGCCCGGGAAGGCCGCGGTCATCGACTTCCCCGTGCTCTTCCCGGACGGCGGAAACCCCGGCGCGCCCACCAACCCCGGCGCCTCCCAGACCACCGGCTGCCATGACCTCACCACGTTCCCCGAGCTGAAGCTGGCGGCGGGCGCGTGCATGGGCGACGGCATCCTGCTCGACATCGCCGACCCCGCGAAGCCGCGGGTCATCGACCGGGTCGAGGACAACGTGAACTTCGCCTTCTGGCACTCGGCCACCTTCAACGAGCGCGGCACCAAGGTCGTGTTCACCGATGAGCTGGGCGGTGGTGGGGCCGCCACCTGCAACACCGAAGTGGGCCAGGACCGCGGTGCCGACGGCATCTACGACATCGTCGGCAAGGGCGACAAGCGCAAGCTGGTCTTCCGGAGCTACTTCAAGATCCCACGCCACCAGGCCGACACCGAGAACTGCGTCGCCCACAACGGCTCGCTGATCCCGGCAAAGGGCCGCGACATCATGGTCCAGGCGTGGTACCAGGGCGGCGTGTCCATCTGGGACTTCACCGACTCCGACCGGCCTAAGGAGATCGGCTACTTCGAGCGCGGGCCGCTCTCCAGCGACACGCTCGTCACCGGCGGCTCCTGGTCCGCGTACTACTACAACGGCTACATCTACTCCAACGACATCCAGAAGGGCTTCGATGTCCTGAAGATCCACGACCGGCGCACCGACAGCGCCGATTCGGTCCGGCTGCGCGAGCTCAACACGCAGACGCAGCCCGACTACCGCTGAGCGCCGCTCCCTAGTCCAGAGCGCTCATCCGGCTCCCGCCGGGCGGCTCATCGCCCGGCGGGAGCCCCAGCTCCCAGTCCAGTTCGTAGCGGTGGAACAGCTCCGCCCGCAGCCGCTCGGGCGCCATCGGCGCGCCCGGCAGCAGCACCGCGACCACGGCGCCCATCAGCAGGGCGCGCAGCAGCCGGTAGTCGGTCTCGGGGTCCTCGGAGCCGTAGCGCGTGACGGTGTCCCGCAGCAGGGCGGCCAGCCGCTGCTGCTCGGGGCACTGGATGAAACCCTCGGCCGTGAGGATCCCCGCCATATGCGTCCGCATCAGCCGCGGCCGGTCCCGGGCCAGGCCCAGGATCGCGTCGATCGCCCGGGCCAGCAGCTCCCGCCCGGCCTCCTCGCCCTCCGGCCGCGGCTCCCGCTCGAGCCCCCGCGCCAGCTCCATGTGCATCAGCCGGTGCACGGCCGTCTGCAGCAGCTGCCGCTTGCCCGGGAAGTAGTACGAGACCAGACCGCGGGCCGCCCCGGCCCGGTCGGCGATGTCGGCGAGGGTGGTCGCCTCGTAACCGTGCTCGCCGATCAGCTCGACCGTCGCCTCCAGCAGACGGGCCTGGGATCGGCGCCGCAACTCCTCATTGACCGACGGGCTTCGGGGGACCATGCTATAACTCCTGCGTTGGCTGGCTGTCAGCCAATATACTCAGGGGACATGGGGTTGTCCGCCGTTCCTCTGAGGGCCGCCGCATGTCTCCGCCGGTTCGGGCGACACGGGGGGATCGCCCGAACCGGTGGGGTTCGCCCTGGTGGGACGCCTCTGGAAGTCCTTGCGGGTCCTGCCTCCCAGCGCGTCGCACGCGGCGCAAGCGAGGGGAAGGCAGTCTTGAGCATGTCGACTTCCAGTCCGGCCGCCGGTTCCGCGTCTGCTTCCCGGCAGGTCACCGTCGGGCTGGCCGAACGCTCGTACACCGTCCACATCGGACACGGTGTGCAGCGGCTGCTCCCGCGGGTGGTGGCCGCCCTGGGCGCGCGCAAGGCGGTGGTGGTCACCGCGCGGCCCCCCGAGCGGACCCCCGACCCGGGTGTGCCCTCGCTCGTCGTACAGGCGCGCGACGGGGAGGAGGCCAAGGACCTGGCCGCCGTGACGGACCTGTGCCGCCGGTTCGTCGGATTCGGGCTGACCCGCTCGGACGTGGTGGTGTCCTGCGGCGGCGGCACCACGACCGACACGGTGGGCTTGGCCGCCGCCCTCTACCACCGGGGCACACCGGTCGTCCATGTGCCGACCTCGCTGCTGGCCCAGGTGGACGCGAGCGTCGGCGGGAAGACCGCGGTCAATCTGCCCGAGGGGAAGAACCTGGTCGGCGCCTACTGGCAGCCCGCGGCCGTGCTCTGCGACCTCGACCACCTGGACACCCTGCCCGAACGGGAGTGGCGCAACGGCCTCGGCGAGATCGCCCGCTGCCACTTCATCGGCGCGCCCGATCTCGACCGGCTGCCGCTGCTCGACCAGATCGCGGCCAGTGTGACGCTCAAGGCGGGCGTCGTCGCCGCGGACGAACGCGACACGGGCCTGCGCCACCTCCTCAACTACGGCCACACCCTGGGGCATGCGCTGGAGCGTGCCACCGGATTCGCACTGCGGCACGGGGAGGGCGTGGCCATCGGCACGGTGTTCGCCGGGCGGCTGGCCGGCGCGCTGGGGCGCATCGGCCCGGAGCGGGTCGCCGAGCACCGTGACGTGGTCGCCCGCTACGGCCTGCCGGCCGGGCTGCCCCCGCATGTCGCCGTCTCCGAGCTGGTGCAGCTGATGCGGCTGGACAAGAAGGCCACCGATGGGCTGACGTTCGTCCTGGACGGCCCCGAGGGGCCCGGACTGGTGCGCGGGATCCCCGAGGAGACGGTCAGCGCCACCCTCGCGGAGATGCCCCGCGAGGCGGAACGGTGATGTGGCACGAGCCGGAGGGATGATGCGCCCAGCGCGCCGGAATCGCGATACGCCGCGGTAGTCGGCCCGTTCGCCCCAGGGGCACACGCCGGGGCCGTCGGCCATCCTCCACGGGAGCGGCGATCCGGCGGCCGAGGCCGAGGCCGCCCGGCTGTGCCATCGGCCGTGCACCTCGCTGATCGTTCATGCGGAGCACACGCCACTGCTGCTCGCCCTGGACGATGTGCGGCACGGCGACCCGGCCTCCTGGAGCCGGGCGCTCCTCAGCCGGTGGGTGTGCTGGAGCCGGGCGCGCTCGAGCCGGGCGCGCCGGACCACGCGGCGGGCAGAACCTCGTCGACGGGCCCGCGCCGCACGCGGCGGCCGCCGTCGAACGGCGCGGGCTCCTCGGTCAGCGCACGGACCGCGGGCAGGTCGTGGCTGATGAACGGCGGGGCGGTCGCGGCCGGGGCCAGGGGAGCCACGGGCCGTGCGCCGCGCCGGATGCAGCCGACGAGGTCATGGCCCCCGCGCGCGAGGAAACTCTACAAACCTGTAGATTCTGTTTTCTCCCCACAATGGAGGTATTACTGAGAAGGAGATGCAGATGACGCTGTGGGACCGCCTCAGGGACTCGGTCCAGACGATGCAGGCTCAGCTCACGGCGAAGAAGCACGAGTTGCAGAGCGGGGCGTTCCGGGACGCGAGCATGGCCATGTGCGCCCTGGTGGCGGCGGCGGACGGCACGATCGACCCGTCCGAGCGGCGGCGCGTCGCCCAGCTCATCGCCACCAACGACGTGCTTCAGAGCTTCCCCCCGGACGATCTGCACCGCCGCTTCGAGGACCACCTCGACGAGCTCACCACGGACTTCGCCCTCGGCATGGCGAGCGCCATACGGGAGATCGGCAAGGCGAAGCGGAGGCCGGCGGAGGCCCGTGCCGTCATCCAGATCGGCATTGTCATCGGCTGCGCCGACGGCTACTTCGACGAGAGCGAACGGGACGTCGTCCGCGAGGCGTGCTCGGCCCTGGACATCCCCCCGACCGAGTTCGACCTCCACCGCCCCCTCCGCGTCCCCCGCCCGTACCGGGCCCCGGACGAGCTCCCGCAGGCGGCCGGCGAGCGGGTGTCGGGGCGTGCGGGCTCCGGTACGGGGCGGGCGATACGCCCCGGGGCCGCCGTACCCGGCGACGACCTCCAGGTCTTCCTCAAGGCGCTGACCAGCGGAACCCGCCAGAAGCTCTTCGCGCACTTCGCCGACGGGGAGGAGCTGACCGTCGGCGAGGCCGCCGAGCGTGCCGGACTCGGCCCGTCGACCACCTCCGAGCACCTCGCGGTCCTCCGGCGCGGCGGCCTGCTCCAGTCGACGCGCAGCGGCAAACTGGTCCGCTACCGCGCCGACAGGGAGGGCATCGCCGAACTGCTCGGCCAGCTCCACTCCTACCTCCTCGCCCCCTCCGAACCGCAGGACACCCCGCCCGCCCACGGCTAGTGCCGTGACCGGACGGGTCCGCCGGATCGGGCCATCACCGCGGCTCCGCCACGGCAGTAGAGTGCGACGGTGACCTCTCCGCCGGAAAACCCGCCGTCACTCGTCAGCGAAGACGACCGCGACACTGCCGTGCGGCGCCTACAGGACGCGTACGCCGAAGGGCACATCTCGCACGAGGAGATGGACCAGCGCCTCCACACGGTGCTCACCGCCACGACCCACGACGAGCTCGTGTCGGCCCTGGCCTCGCTCCCGGCGGAGCCCCCGGGCACCACGTCCACGATCGCCGCCCACAGCGGACGGATCCGGCGGCGCGGCCCATGGCGGGTACCGCGAACCCTCAGGGTCGAGTCGGCGTTCGGCAGGGTGCATCTGGACCTGTCCCGGGCGATCATCGAGCATCCGGTCATCGACATCGAGCTGGGGCTCGGCACCGGCAGGGCCAGGATCACGGTGCCGCGCGACGCGATCGTGGACGTCGAGGGCCTGCAGACCGGATGGAAGGACCTGCGCTACAAGCCCCGGCCGCGGCGCTCCCTCCCCGGCGGCCCGGGTGGCCCCGGCGGCCTCGGTGGCCCGGGCGGCGCGGGCGGCCCGAAGATCCGGATCTCCGGGGCCGTGGGGTTCGGGCGCTTGAAGATCCGCCACGCGCGGCGTTGAGGCCCCATCCGGCGCCGGAACCACCCGCCCCGCGCTCCTTGGGTCCTCCGGCTCTTGACTTTCCTATCGGGAAAGCAGGACGCTTACTTTCCCGATAGGAAAGTGAGGTCTCGGCATGGACGACATCGCTCCCGAGCAGGCCCGCACCGCCCTCGACGCGGCCGACCGGGCCCGGCGCCAGGTGGCCGAGGAGGTCGGCCTGCCCCGTGGCTACTGGTGGGCCATGGCGGTCGGCTGGCTCCTGCTGGGCGTGCTCGGCAATGTGCTGCCGCCCTGGCCGGCCGGGGTCGCGACCGTGGGCTTCGGCGTGGGGCACGGAGTGCTCGCGTCGCGCCTGCTCGACGGACGCCGGCGCACGGGGCGGCTCCAGGTGAGCGCGGCGGTCGCCGGCCGCCGCATCCCCCTGGTCGTGGTCGGCATGCTGCTCGGGCTCATCGGGGTCACCGTCCTGGTGGCCCTCGCGCTCGACGCCGACGGCGCAGGCCATGCCGGCATCTGGGCGGCGGCGCTGACCGCGGCCGTCGTCGGGTTCGGCGGGCCGGAGATGCTGCGCGTGCTGCGTCGGTGGGCGCGGGCATGACGAAGGCGCGATTCGATGAGCTGATCCATCCCAGCACCCGGCTGTCGCTGGTGGCGACCCTGGCAGCCGCCGACTGGGCGGAGTTCGCCTTCCTCAAGGACCGGCTCCAACTGTCCGACTCGGCGCTTTCCAAGCAGCTCACGACACTCGAAGAGGCCGGGTACGTCGCCACGGAGCGCCGGCTCAGCGGCAGCCGCCGGAAGGTGCGCGCCCGGCTCACCAGCGCCGGCCGGGATGCCTTCAACGGCCACATCGAGGCACTGCGAGCGATCGTCGCCGACGCCGCGGCACCGACCCAAGAGCCTCCCGTGTGAGGCCATCACGGAAACGCGGGCCTCACGGGTCAGCCGGAACGCGCACCGCCCGGATCGCCGCCGTGTCCCCGGCACGGCGGCGAATCGACATGCTCATCCGCGCACAAATCGACACGCGACGACAACATTACGGTCGTATGATCCCTGCTCACAGGCGCCCTCCAGGCCCTGTGCGGTGGAGTTAACCCCTGGTGACCGGCCTGAGAGACCTGCGCAATGAGCGGTTCGTACCGTCACGAAAGGCTGGACTGGACCGAGCACAGGACAAGGAGGCGCCCGTGGTCGCGTCGGGCTCCCGGAGCGAGGACACGACGAAGACGACGAAGGCGGTGCGGACGGTCTGCTCGTACTGCGGTGTCGGATGCGGCTTGGTCCTCGATGTCGGCAGGGGGCCGGACGGGCGCCGTACGGTCCTGAAGGCCTCCGGGGACAAGGAGCACCCCGCGAACTTCGGCCGACTGTGCGCCAAGGGTGCCACCACGGCCGATATGCTCGCCGCCCCCGGGCGTCTGACCACGGCGCTCCGGCGTCCGCACCGTGCGGAAGAGCCGGTGCCGACGTCCCGGGACGCGGCGATCGCCGAGACGGCGCGCCGGCTGCGGGCGATCGTCGACGAGCACGGGCCGGACGCGGTCGCCCTCTATGTGTCCGGGCAGATGAGCCTGGAGGCGCAGTACCTCGCGAACAAGCTGGCCAAGGGGTTCCTCCGCACCAACCAGATCGAGTCGAACTCCCGGCTGTGCATGGCCAGTGCCGGTACCGGCTACAAGCTCTCGCTGGGCGCGGACGGGCCACCGGGCTCCTATCAGGACTTCGACCAGGCCGATGTCTTCTTCGTCATCGGCTCCAACATGGCCGACTGCCATCCCATCCTCTTCCTGCGGATGATGGACCGGGTGAAGTCGGCCGGTGCCAAGCTGATCGTCGTCGATCCGCGCCGCACCGCCACCGCGGCCAAGGCCGATCTGTTCCTGCAGATCAAACCGGGTACGGACCTGGCGCTGCTCAACGGGCTGCTGCACCTGCTGCATGCGAACGGCCACACCGACGCCGGGTTCATCGCCGCGCACACCGAGGGCTGGGAGGCGATCCCGGAGTTCCTCGCCGACTACCCGCCCGCCACCGTCGCCGAGATCACCGGCATCCCGGAAGACGACATCCGCGACGCCGCCCGGCTGATCGGCGGGGCGGGCGAGTGGATGAGCTGCTGGACGATGGGCCTCAACCAGTCCACGCACGGCACCTGGAACACCAACGCGCTCGTCAACCTCCATCTCGCCACGGGCGCGATCTGCCGCCCGG encodes the following:
- a CDS encoding LVIVD repeat-containing protein — its product is MKPWERPPQRRRYLGAAAAAFGLVATLLAAGPAAATPDPGDAPHKERVTKSQQSEAKAAIENGDIPGVDQIVHSDNVSHLTNIPKQDLKGVNSDLAFQGKYAFAGNYDGFVIYDISRPKSPEIVSQVLCPGSQNDVSVSGDLLFLSTDSSRSDNSCNSTTQPATEKSSWEGMKVFDISDKRNPEYVAAVETSCGSHTHTLVPERKDVYIYVSSYSPSDTFPDCQPPHDGISVIKVPRKAPGKAAVIDFPVLFPDGGNPGAPTNPGASQTTGCHDLTTFPELKLAAGACMGDGILLDIADPAKPRVIDRVEDNVNFAFWHSATFNERGTKVVFTDELGGGGAATCNTEVGQDRGADGIYDIVGKGDKRKLVFRSYFKIPRHQADTENCVAHNGSLIPAKGRDIMVQAWYQGGVSIWDFTDSDRPKEIGYFERGPLSSDTLVTGGSWSAYYYNGYIYSNDIQKGFDVLKIHDRRTDSADSVRLRELNTQTQPDYR
- a CDS encoding TetR/AcrR family transcriptional regulator, with amino-acid sequence MVPRSPSVNEELRRRSQARLLEATVELIGEHGYEATTLADIADRAGAARGLVSYYFPGKRQLLQTAVHRLMHMELARGLEREPRPEGEEAGRELLARAIDAILGLARDRPRLMRTHMAGILTAEGFIQCPEQQRLAALLRDTVTRYGSEDPETDYRLLRALLMGAVVAVLLPGAPMAPERLRAELFHRYELDWELGLPPGDEPPGGSRMSALD
- a CDS encoding 3-dehydroquinate synthase family protein is translated as MSTSSPAAGSASASRQVTVGLAERSYTVHIGHGVQRLLPRVVAALGARKAVVVTARPPERTPDPGVPSLVVQARDGEEAKDLAAVTDLCRRFVGFGLTRSDVVVSCGGGTTTDTVGLAAALYHRGTPVVHVPTSLLAQVDASVGGKTAVNLPEGKNLVGAYWQPAAVLCDLDHLDTLPEREWRNGLGEIARCHFIGAPDLDRLPLLDQIAASVTLKAGVVAADERDTGLRHLLNYGHTLGHALERATGFALRHGEGVAIGTVFAGRLAGALGRIGPERVAEHRDVVARYGLPAGLPPHVAVSELVQLMRLDKKATDGLTFVLDGPEGPGLVRGIPEETVSATLAEMPREAER
- a CDS encoding ArsR/SmtB family transcription factor; this encodes MSGRAGSGTGRAIRPGAAVPGDDLQVFLKALTSGTRQKLFAHFADGEELTVGEAAERAGLGPSTTSEHLAVLRRGGLLQSTRSGKLVRYRADREGIAELLGQLHSYLLAPSEPQDTPPAHG
- a CDS encoding DUF1707 SHOCT-like domain-containing protein; translation: MTSPPENPPSLVSEDDRDTAVRRLQDAYAEGHISHEEMDQRLHTVLTATTHDELVSALASLPAEPPGTTSTIAAHSGRIRRRGPWRVPRTLRVESAFGRVHLDLSRAIIEHPVIDIELGLGTGRARITVPRDAIVDVEGLQTGWKDLRYKPRPRRSLPGGPGGPGGLGGPGGAGGPKIRISGAVGFGRLKIRHARR
- a CDS encoding winged helix-turn-helix domain-containing protein; this translates as MTKARFDELIHPSTRLSLVATLAAADWAEFAFLKDRLQLSDSALSKQLTTLEEAGYVATERRLSGSRRKVRARLTSAGRDAFNGHIEALRAIVADAAAPTQEPPV